The following proteins are encoded in a genomic region of Anaerobaca lacustris:
- a CDS encoding FAD-dependent oxidoreductase, producing MDRREFSKRMLMAGAGLGLNAAPVVGSRGDYYEEPAKRLPIRTFDVVVAGGGTAGVVAAIAAARQGARTALIELKGYPGGTATEGGTALHSYYNLWKAFDVEKRQVVRGIPQEIIDRLMKVGGCTGHAEMLEHYNYDSVCTAIDTELYKLITFEMLVEAGVQVFVNTRVVGAIVDGSRVRGAIVESRSGREAFYAKSFVDCTAYGDLCAYAGAKYSEPNDYPVCNSVGVGNVDIDKYYEFFRSNKLRGQLARGMRSGRPNLIVRAGADTSQINVPELAEGARAIGMSFITTTVHDNYFMFIKCNLKLPVSPTDRDEVTKAELEIRRRMARAVELFRQYIPGCEKAFMARTSPNLCIRRGRLIECDYDITHEDVIEARHFDDEIMVYGFHDMAPRLQVKGGGTYGVPYRALCVKGIENLYACGMMITSDHRAHMSTRNTVCCMGQGQGIGTAAALCAARGIGTRDLPYGPLRDALNRAGVYFES from the coding sequence TACTACGAGGAGCCGGCGAAACGGCTGCCGATTCGCACATTCGACGTTGTCGTGGCCGGGGGCGGCACGGCCGGCGTGGTGGCCGCAATCGCCGCCGCACGGCAGGGAGCCAGGACCGCGCTGATCGAACTGAAGGGCTATCCGGGCGGCACCGCCACCGAGGGCGGCACGGCCCTGCACAGCTACTACAACCTCTGGAAGGCGTTCGACGTCGAGAAGCGGCAGGTGGTGCGCGGCATCCCGCAGGAGATCATCGATCGGCTCATGAAGGTCGGCGGCTGCACGGGCCACGCCGAGATGCTCGAACACTACAACTACGATTCGGTCTGCACGGCGATCGACACGGAACTGTATAAGCTCATCACGTTCGAGATGCTCGTTGAGGCGGGCGTCCAGGTCTTTGTGAACACGCGGGTGGTCGGCGCGATCGTGGACGGCTCGCGGGTGCGCGGGGCCATCGTCGAGAGCCGTTCGGGACGTGAGGCGTTCTATGCCAAGTCGTTCGTCGATTGCACCGCCTACGGCGACCTGTGCGCGTACGCGGGGGCGAAGTACAGCGAGCCGAACGATTATCCCGTGTGCAACAGCGTGGGCGTCGGCAACGTCGATATCGACAAGTACTACGAGTTCTTCCGATCGAACAAGCTCAGGGGCCAACTGGCCAGGGGCATGCGCAGCGGACGGCCCAACCTGATCGTTCGCGCCGGTGCCGATACCTCGCAGATCAACGTGCCCGAGCTGGCCGAGGGAGCCAGGGCCATCGGCATGTCCTTCATCACCACCACGGTCCACGACAACTACTTCATGTTCATCAAGTGCAATCTCAAGCTGCCGGTCAGCCCCACCGACCGCGACGAGGTGACGAAGGCCGAGTTGGAGATCCGCCGGCGGATGGCCCGCGCCGTCGAACTGTTCCGCCAGTACATCCCCGGCTGCGAAAAGGCGTTCATGGCCCGCACGAGCCCGAACCTCTGCATTCGCCGAGGCCGGCTGATCGAGTGCGACTATGACATCACCCACGAGGATGTGATCGAGGCCCGGCACTTCGACGACGAGATCATGGTCTACGGCTTCCACGACATGGCTCCGCGCCTCCAGGTCAAGGGCGGCGGCACTTACGGCGTCCCGTACCGGGCGCTGTGCGTCAAGGGCATCGAAAACCTCTACGCCTGCGGCATGATGATCACCTCGGACCATCGCGCCCATATGTCCACGCGGAACACCGTCTGCTGCATGGGCCAGGGCCAGGGCATCGGCACCGCCGCCGCCCTGTGCGCCGCCAGGGGTATCGGCACACGCGACCTGCCCTACGGCCCCCTCCGCGACGCCCTCAACCGCGCCGGCGTCTATTTCGAGAGTTAG
- a CDS encoding LamG domain-containing protein, which translates to MKCTPEEVTGDFTLATWVKLDPGTAGHYHGIGGKLAQVGGDYFGFGLVRHTGNAFRLWVGDGTDDLAKSAVSSDTPYTDSEWHHVVGVRAGRTNRLYIDGAPQTATSVTGLVPSTDFFHLGRQYSHLDDRYLRGAIDDVRVYDRALSAEEIAGLAGLTAQRHKPF; encoded by the coding sequence GTGAAGTGCACCCCCGAGGAGGTGACCGGCGACTTCACGCTGGCCACATGGGTCAAGTTGGATCCGGGCACCGCAGGGCATTACCACGGCATCGGCGGAAAGCTGGCCCAGGTCGGCGGAGACTACTTCGGCTTCGGTCTGGTGCGCCACACGGGCAATGCCTTCCGCCTGTGGGTCGGCGACGGCACCGACGATCTGGCCAAGAGCGCCGTCAGCAGCGATACGCCGTACACTGACAGCGAGTGGCATCATGTCGTCGGTGTCCGGGCCGGCAGGACCAACCGCCTCTACATTGACGGCGCGCCGCAGACGGCCACGAGCGTCACCGGCCTCGTGCCAAGTACCGATTTCTTCCATCTCGGCCGCCAGTACAGCCATCTGGACGACCGGTACCTCCGCGGCGCGATCGACGACGTCCGGGTCTACGACCGCGCCCTTTCGGCCGAGGAGATCGCCGGGTTGGCCGGTCTGACGGCCCAACGGCACAAGCCCTTCTAA